One segment of Acetoanaerobium noterae DNA contains the following:
- a CDS encoding ABC transporter ATP-binding protein gives MLKAKNLCWQQGNKKILDNIDFSLLKGEVIGLVGPNGSGKSSLLKVLSFLEKPTAGEILFQNKVIGSNISLDIRRKIAIVFQDPLLLNTTVYENVASGLKIRGKSKKEISDKVDRWLTSFGIFHLKNQKARLLSGGESQRVSLARAFAIEPDVIFLDEPFSALDVPTKELLIDDINKIIKDTNTTAVVVSHDFRDIFRLASKAMVLINGRVEAVDTPFNLINKSTTAEVDRFLIHWKNLDF, from the coding sequence ATGTTAAAAGCTAAAAATTTATGCTGGCAGCAAGGAAATAAAAAAATACTTGATAACATCGATTTTTCTCTTTTAAAAGGTGAGGTAATAGGGCTTGTAGGACCAAATGGTTCAGGTAAGAGTAGCTTGCTAAAAGTCCTATCTTTTTTGGAGAAGCCTACAGCTGGAGAAATATTATTTCAAAATAAGGTAATTGGATCTAATATATCATTAGATATAAGAAGAAAAATAGCTATTGTTTTTCAGGATCCTCTGCTTTTAAATACTACCGTATATGAAAATGTAGCTTCAGGTTTAAAAATAAGAGGAAAATCAAAAAAAGAGATAAGTGATAAAGTTGATAGATGGCTAACTAGCTTTGGAATTTTTCATTTAAAAAATCAAAAGGCTCGTCTGCTATCAGGGGGAGAATCACAAAGAGTAAGCTTAGCTAGAGCATTTGCGATTGAACCAGATGTAATTTTTTTGGATGAGCCGTTTTCAGCTTTAGACGTTCCAACAAAAGAACTATTGATTGATGACATTAATAAAATAATTAAAGATACAAATACCACAGCTGTTGTAGTAAGTCATGATTTTAGGGATATTTTTAGACTTGCAAGTAAAGCTATGGTATTGATAAATGGAAGAGTAGAAGCAGTGGATACTCCATTTAATTTAATTAATAAATCAACCACGGCTGAAGTAGATAGATTTTTAATACATTGGAAAAATCTAGATTTCTAG
- a CDS encoding ABC transporter permease — MDLIIEGLKKAINMILTGDPEVLRITLLTLQVSGTATLISLIIGIPFGTVLALKRFPGRDFLMSIVNTGMGMPPVVAGLWISILLWRSGPLGSLNLIYTPTAIIIAQAVIASPIVVGLTSAAISQVDPKLRLQIKALGATKLQYLWFLLKEARFSLLAAVIAGFGAVVSEVGASMMVGGNVKGLSRVLTTATVMEVSKGNFDVAIALSAILVLVSYLTTLWLTVLQQKR, encoded by the coding sequence ATGGATTTGATTATTGAGGGACTTAAAAAAGCTATAAATATGATATTAACGGGTGATCCTGAGGTACTTAGGATCACTCTTTTAACTCTGCAAGTATCTGGAACAGCTACACTTATAAGCTTGATTATAGGGATACCCTTTGGAACGGTGCTGGCATTAAAAAGATTCCCTGGCAGAGATTTTTTAATGAGCATAGTAAACACAGGAATGGGAATGCCTCCAGTAGTTGCTGGATTATGGATTTCTATTTTGCTATGGCGCTCGGGACCTTTAGGTTCGCTTAATCTTATTTATACCCCAACTGCAATAATAATTGCTCAAGCGGTGATTGCTTCACCTATAGTAGTAGGACTTACTAGTGCTGCTATTTCTCAAGTAGATCCAAAGCTTAGACTTCAAATAAAAGCTTTGGGAGCAACTAAGCTACAGTATTTATGGTTTTTATTAAAGGAAGCTAGATTTTCTCTGCTTGCTGCTGTGATTGCTGGATTTGGAGCCGTTGTTTCAGAGGTAGGAGCATCAATGATGGTAGGAGGAAATGTAAAAGGATTATCTAGAGTTCTTACTACGGCAACGGTTATGGAAGTATCAAAAGGGAACTTTGATGTAGCAATAGCTCTTAGCGCTATTTTAGTTCTAGTTTCTTATTTGACTACATTATGGCTTACAGTGCTTCAGCAAAAAAGATAG
- a CDS encoding substrate-binding domain-containing protein yields MKKRNLFFKETCLALLMVFALMLSGCTSTPEAEPAPEPETEQANQEVTTPENPDIILATTTSTQDSGLLDVLIPMFEEQTGYRVKTIAVGTGQALAMGEKGEADVLLTHAPASEKPLVESGAVTNYQLVMHNDFILVGPSSDPAKVKDLKSVADAFKAISETSSIFVSRGDDSGTDKKEKGIWKDINIPNEGSWYQETGQGMGQTLNIASQKEGYTLTDRATFLAQKDNLQLEIAVQGEKSLLNIYHVMQVNEEKFPKVNADGAKAFVEFMIDSKTQDIIGEFGMDEYGEPLFFKDAGKSEEEIGK; encoded by the coding sequence ATGAAAAAAAGAAATCTATTTTTTAAAGAAACCTGCTTGGCTTTACTTATGGTATTTGCACTTATGCTTAGCGGATGTACTTCTACGCCTGAAGCTGAGCCTGCACCTGAGCCAGAAACCGAGCAAGCCAATCAAGAGGTGACAACACCTGAAAATCCAGATATAATATTAGCAACGACAACTAGTACTCAAGATTCTGGGTTACTAGATGTACTAATACCTATGTTTGAAGAGCAAACTGGATATAGAGTAAAAACAATTGCTGTAGGAACGGGTCAAGCGCTTGCTATGGGAGAAAAGGGTGAAGCAGACGTACTTCTTACTCATGCTCCGGCATCAGAAAAGCCTCTAGTAGAAAGTGGAGCTGTTACTAATTATCAGCTTGTAATGCATAATGATTTTATATTAGTTGGGCCATCAAGTGACCCTGCTAAGGTTAAAGACCTAAAATCAGTAGCAGATGCTTTTAAGGCTATATCTGAAACTTCATCTATATTTGTGTCAAGAGGAGACGATTCAGGAACCGACAAAAAAGAAAAAGGAATATGGAAAGATATTAATATTCCAAATGAAGGCTCATGGTATCAAGAAACAGGACAAGGTATGGGACAAACTTTAAATATTGCTTCCCAGAAGGAAGGTTATACTTTGACTGACAGAGCGACATTTTTAGCTCAAAAGGATAATCTGCAGTTAGAGATAGCTGTTCAAGGTGAAAAATCATTGTTAAATATATATCACGTAATGCAAGTGAATGAAGAAAAATTCCCTAAAGTGAATGCTGATGGAGCTAAAGCCTTTGTGGAGTTTATGATAGATTCAAAAACTCAGGATATAATTGGAGAGTTTGGCATGGATGAATATGGTGAGCCACTATTCTTTAAGGATGCAGGAAAATCAGAGGAAGAAATAGGAAAATAA
- a CDS encoding transglutaminase domain-containing protein produces the protein MKKNLKQYLLVALSIASVTFPNLAHADSKIIDESDVAKGIIKVNYSTNYQAKYKLAIEKDGQKQYFDLAANTAQSFPLIYDNGSYTIKIMQNTSGNSYKSVYTQKIDAYIADDTAMYLASTAAVNWSEQMMAIKKAEELTKNLQTDKDKFDAIYNYVIKNYSYDYNKAATVKPGYIPDIEKIYESKSGICYDYSVLFASMLRSQGIPAKVVKGSSTLVNEYHAWNEVFIDGNWIIVDTTVDAAYSASKAPIATIKSSNQYTKTSEI, from the coding sequence ATGAAAAAAAATCTAAAACAGTATTTATTAGTTGCTTTATCGATTGCTAGTGTAACCTTTCCCAATCTAGCTCATGCAGATTCAAAGATAATAGACGAGAGCGATGTTGCTAAAGGCATAATCAAAGTCAATTACTCTACAAATTATCAAGCTAAATATAAATTAGCAATTGAAAAAGATGGACAAAAGCAATATTTTGATTTAGCTGCTAATACAGCTCAAAGCTTCCCTTTAATTTACGACAACGGAAGCTACACTATAAAAATAATGCAAAACACATCAGGAAATAGCTATAAATCAGTATACACTCAAAAAATCGACGCTTATATAGCAGATGATACTGCTATGTATCTTGCTTCAACTGCTGCTGTTAACTGGAGTGAGCAAATGATGGCAATAAAAAAAGCTGAAGAGCTCACAAAAAATCTTCAAACTGATAAAGACAAATTTGATGCTATATACAATTATGTTATTAAAAATTATAGCTATGATTATAATAAAGCAGCTACAGTTAAACCAGGATATATACCTGATATAGAAAAAATTTATGAATCAAAGTCAGGTATTTGCTATGACTACAGTGTTTTATTTGCTTCTATGCTAAGAAGCCAAGGGATTCCCGCCAAGGTAGTAAAAGGTAGCTCTACCTTAGTAAATGAATACCATGCATGGAACGAAGTGTTTATTGACGGAAACTGGATTATAGTTGATACTACAGTAGATGCAGCCTACAGCGCTTCAAAAGCTCCTATAGCTACTATAAAATCCTCAAATCAGTATACTAAAACCTCTGAAATATAA
- a CDS encoding sensor histidine kinase, which produces MSKIGKKIMQSYFIIILATAFVFMGISKMSFNDILNRQTRLDLKKDADVVAKQINMVIDQKIEMTVVDGSPNVKIQISKNFFGENALSISEIILPKGMGYAHNRLATTHFIIMDVDKNLIFQSYNTEQEPINPLEIDKTKYYVEQRPLISSVDQETLGYLVMLAKKEDLSVINALINRSVFLGFLIALFIASIISIFFERGIISPINKLKKNIASFSFTDDEIIWEEIKTKDELAEINQDFLKMAYKLKEYDKKQKEFFQNTSHELKTPLMSIQGYAEAIKDKVMDESMVDEGLDIIIDESKKLRDTVNSIVYLSKMENLMSEEKSIRINLWEAVEEIIIRLTLLAKEKNITFKNDIAHYIVVRTSDDRLDRVFSNILSNALRYAKSQISIESFEIETGHIIIKIQDDGRGFENNEELYIFDRFYKGKGGNTGLGLSIVKSIAESNGWGLKAYNADEGGAVVEIVIPPLRDKDVN; this is translated from the coding sequence ATGAGTAAAATCGGAAAAAAAATAATGCAGAGCTATTTTATCATTATATTAGCAACTGCATTTGTATTTATGGGTATTTCAAAAATGTCCTTCAACGATATCCTCAATCGACAGACAAGGCTAGACCTCAAAAAAGATGCTGACGTAGTAGCCAAGCAAATAAACATGGTGATAGATCAAAAGATTGAAATGACAGTCGTGGATGGAAGCCCTAATGTGAAAATCCAAATAAGTAAGAATTTTTTTGGAGAAAATGCACTTAGCATTTCAGAAATTATTCTCCCAAAAGGAATGGGTTATGCTCATAATAGACTTGCAACGACTCATTTTATAATAATGGATGTAGACAAAAACCTCATTTTTCAATCCTATAATACAGAGCAGGAACCTATAAATCCTTTAGAGATAGACAAAACAAAATATTATGTAGAGCAAAGACCTCTGATTTCATCTGTAGACCAAGAGACTTTAGGCTACCTTGTTATGCTTGCTAAGAAAGAAGATTTAAGTGTAATAAATGCTCTTATCAATAGATCTGTATTCTTAGGTTTTTTAATAGCACTTTTTATTGCTAGTATAATCTCTATATTTTTTGAAAGAGGAATAATAAGCCCAATAAATAAACTAAAGAAAAATATAGCCTCCTTCTCATTTACTGATGATGAAATCATCTGGGAAGAAATAAAAACAAAAGATGAGCTAGCAGAAATCAATCAGGATTTTCTTAAAATGGCATACAAGCTAAAAGAATATGATAAGAAGCAAAAAGAATTTTTCCAAAATACTTCTCATGAGCTAAAGACTCCACTTATGTCTATTCAAGGATATGCAGAGGCTATCAAGGACAAGGTAATGGATGAGAGCATGGTTGATGAAGGTCTGGATATAATAATAGATGAAAGTAAGAAGCTTAGAGATACAGTTAACTCAATTGTTTACCTTAGTAAAATGGAAAATCTTATGAGTGAGGAAAAGTCCATTAGAATAAATCTCTGGGAAGCTGTAGAAGAGATAATAATAAGGCTTACACTTCTAGCCAAAGAGAAAAATATAACCTTTAAGAATGATATTGCTCACTATATTGTGGTTAGAACTAGTGATGATAGATTAGACAGAGTTTTTTCAAATATACTTTCAAATGCCTTAAGATATGCAAAATCTCAAATATCTATTGAATCCTTTGAAATCGAAACTGGTCATATAATAATAAAAATTCAAGATGATGGACGAGGCTTTGAAAATAATGAGGAGCTGTATATATTTGACAGATTTTACAAAGGTAAAGGAGGCAACACTGGACTTGGGCTATCTATAGTAAAAAGCATTGCAGAGTCAAATGGCTGGGGACTCAAGGCTTATAATGCAGATGAAGGTGGAGCTGTAGTAGAAATTGTGATACCACCACTTAGAGATAAAGATGTAAACTAA
- a CDS encoding response regulator transcription factor, whose translation MKHIFIVDDEKRIRDLIEMYLKKEGYNTTTFESADGVLSAIREFMPDLLVLDIMMQGLDGLDLCKEIRKISEVPIIFVSARSDELDRILGLELGADDYLAKPFSPRELVVRIKTILKRTTKSSEHNDEILKTKDLEIYVQRRIVKCMGQDIPLTIKEYEVLEFLMKNINLPLSREQIIESIWGYDYDGYDRNVDDTIKRLRKKLKTAKSRVVIKTVWGYGYRIDDNE comes from the coding sequence ATGAAGCATATTTTCATAGTAGATGATGAGAAGCGTATCAGAGACTTAATCGAGATGTATCTAAAAAAGGAAGGATATAACACAACTACCTTTGAAAGTGCAGATGGCGTGCTATCAGCTATAAGAGAATTTATGCCAGACTTACTGGTTTTAGATATAATGATGCAAGGCTTAGATGGTTTAGATTTGTGCAAGGAAATTAGAAAAATTAGTGAAGTGCCTATAATTTTTGTATCAGCAAGAAGCGATGAACTAGATAGGATACTCGGACTAGAGCTAGGTGCAGATGATTATCTTGCAAAGCCTTTTTCTCCTAGAGAGCTAGTAGTAAGGATAAAAACCATATTAAAAAGAACGACTAAATCCTCAGAGCATAACGACGAAATTTTGAAAACAAAGGATTTGGAGATATATGTTCAAAGAAGAATAGTCAAATGTATGGGGCAAGACATACCTCTTACTATAAAGGAGTATGAGGTACTGGAGTTTTTGATGAAAAATATCAATCTACCTCTTTCTAGAGAACAAATTATCGAGTCTATTTGGGGATATGATTACGATGGTTATGATAGAAATGTCGATGATACTATAAAAAGGCTTAGAAAAAAGCTTAAGACTGCAAAATCACGAGTGGTAATAAAAACAGTCTGGGGCTATGGATATAGGATAGATGACAATGAGTAA
- the typA gene encoding translational GTPase TypA: MNTRNDIRNVAIIAHVDHGKTTLVDALLKQSGIFRENQHVQERVMDSNDLERERGITILSKNTAIDYKGTKINIVDTPGHADFGGEVERVLKMVNGVILVVDAFEGPMPQTKFVLKKALELSLPVLVCVNKVDRPEARPVEVVDEVLELLLELDESERYLESPFIFASAIGGWASTDINEKKDTMEDMYEAILEHIPAPQGELDGPVQLLITTIDYNEYVGRIGVGKVERGTVKVNQDVMLLNHLEPEKKHKVRIGKLYEYNGLARVEVTEAKMGSIIALSGIEQIHIGDTLTDLEVQETIEFVKISEPTIAMNFSVNDSPFAGQEGKFITSRQLRDRLMKELNTNISLRVEEMDTADTFKVSGRGELHLSILMETMRREGYELQVSKPEVLFKRDENGKLLEPMERAVIDVPEDFMGPVMEKMGTRKGEMINMQQSKGGYVRLDFSIPTRGLIGYRSEFLTDTKGNGILNTIFDGYQPYKGDIIARSQGSLVAFEDGVAVAYGLFNAQDRGILFIDPGQKVYQGMVIGSNSRSGDIDVNVCKRKQATNMRASGSDESLRLSPPKRMSLEEILEFIDEDELVEITPKSMRIRKKVLDKTQRARITAKNKK, translated from the coding sequence TTGAATACTAGAAACGATATTAGAAATGTAGCAATAATTGCTCACGTTGACCACGGAAAAACGACATTAGTAGATGCTCTACTAAAGCAAAGTGGGATATTTAGAGAAAATCAGCATGTACAAGAAAGAGTAATGGACTCTAATGATTTAGAGAGAGAGCGTGGAATTACTATCTTGTCAAAGAATACGGCTATCGACTATAAAGGTACGAAAATAAATATAGTTGATACTCCAGGCCATGCTGATTTTGGTGGAGAAGTTGAACGTGTACTTAAAATGGTAAACGGAGTTATTCTTGTTGTAGATGCTTTTGAAGGCCCTATGCCTCAAACTAAGTTTGTTCTTAAAAAAGCTCTAGAACTTAGCTTGCCTGTACTTGTATGCGTAAATAAAGTAGATAGACCAGAGGCTAGACCGGTAGAAGTAGTTGATGAGGTTCTAGAGCTTCTATTGGAGCTAGATGAGAGCGAAAGATATTTAGAGTCTCCGTTTATATTTGCTTCTGCAATTGGTGGCTGGGCGTCAACTGACATAAATGAAAAGAAAGATACTATGGAAGATATGTACGAAGCTATATTAGAGCATATTCCTGCTCCACAAGGAGAGCTTGATGGACCTGTTCAGCTTCTTATTACTACTATTGACTACAATGAATATGTAGGAAGAATAGGAGTAGGAAAAGTAGAAAGAGGGACTGTAAAAGTAAACCAAGACGTTATGCTTTTAAATCATCTTGAGCCTGAGAAAAAACATAAGGTTAGAATAGGTAAGCTTTATGAATATAATGGTCTTGCAAGAGTTGAGGTTACTGAAGCTAAAATGGGAAGCATAATAGCTCTTAGCGGAATAGAGCAAATTCATATAGGAGACACTCTTACCGATTTAGAGGTACAAGAAACTATAGAGTTTGTAAAAATCTCTGAGCCTACTATAGCAATGAACTTCTCTGTAAATGACAGTCCATTTGCTGGTCAAGAAGGTAAGTTTATAACTTCTAGACAATTAAGAGACAGACTTATGAAAGAGCTTAATACTAATATATCTCTGAGAGTTGAGGAAATGGATACAGCGGATACATTCAAGGTATCTGGAAGAGGAGAGCTTCACCTTTCTATTCTGATGGAAACTATGAGAAGAGAAGGCTATGAGCTTCAAGTTTCTAAACCAGAGGTTTTATTTAAAAGAGATGAAAATGGAAAGCTTTTAGAGCCTATGGAGAGAGCAGTAATCGATGTTCCTGAGGATTTTATGGGACCAGTTATGGAAAAGATGGGAACTCGTAAAGGCGAAATGATTAATATGCAACAGTCAAAAGGTGGATATGTGAGACTTGATTTCTCTATTCCAACTAGAGGGCTTATAGGCTATAGATCTGAGTTTTTAACTGATACAAAAGGAAACGGTATACTTAACACTATATTTGATGGATATCAGCCTTATAAGGGTGATATAATAGCTAGAAGTCAAGGTTCATTAGTAGCTTTTGAAGATGGAGTAGCAGTTGCTTACGGGTTGTTTAATGCACAAGACAGGGGTATTCTTTTTATCGATCCAGGACAAAAAGTATATCAAGGGATGGTTATAGGAAGCAATTCAAGATCAGGGGATATAGATGTAAACGTATGTAAGAGAAAGCAAGCTACAAATATGAGAGCATCTGGCTCAGATGAATCGCTTAGACTTTCTCCACCTAAAAGAATGTCTCTTGAAGAAATTCTTGAGTTTATAGATGAAGATGAGCTTGTTGAGATTACACCAAAATCAATGCGTATCAGAAAGAAAGTTTTGGATAAAACTCAAAGAGCAAGAATAACTGCAAAAAATAAAAAGTAA
- a CDS encoding regulatory protein RecX, with amino-acid sequence MSEEFEVSKIKKIRYNLYHVIFNEEIVQKFTDETMATFRVNQGAVFSKETYDEIVKNDQIKRAKSRGLDILSRSSKSKMQIKSTLKREGFCEEAIENALEFLESYKFVDDQKLATDIAKNKASTKKWSKRQMVSKLMEKGISKNDIEEAQTYIDDDKELENASYHGFKKFKSLSESKPFDERLSKTAQSLGYKGFSYDIIRKVIDEIKKENDN; translated from the coding sequence ATGAGTGAAGAATTTGAAGTAAGTAAAATTAAAAAAATCAGATATAATCTTTATCACGTCATTTTTAATGAGGAAATAGTTCAAAAATTTACAGATGAAACTATGGCAACATTTAGAGTAAATCAAGGAGCTGTTTTTTCAAAAGAAACCTATGATGAAATAGTGAAAAATGACCAAATTAAAAGAGCGAAATCAAGAGGCTTAGATATACTTAGCAGGTCTTCTAAATCTAAGATGCAGATAAAAAGCACCTTGAAAAGAGAAGGGTTTTGTGAAGAAGCAATAGAAAATGCACTTGAATTTTTAGAGAGCTATAAATTTGTTGACGATCAGAAATTGGCAACTGATATAGCAAAGAATAAAGCGAGTACAAAAAAATGGTCAAAGAGGCAAATGGTATCTAAGCTTATGGAAAAAGGTATTTCGAAAAATGATATAGAAGAGGCACAGACTTATATAGACGATGATAAGGAGCTTGAAAATGCAAGCTATCATGGATTTAAAAAATTCAAATCTCTATCTGAGAGCAAGCCATTTGATGAGAGGCTTTCCAAAACTGCACAGAGTTTAGGATATAAAGGATTTTCTTATGATATTATAAGAAAAGTTATTGATGAAATAAAAAAGGAAAATGATAACTAA
- a CDS encoding peptidylprolyl isomerase yields MENKEKVLAKVATHQITESDLEHMLKNLNPQIAANFQGEQGKQALLQELVNQKLFYLEALENSIENDAKFQSEFEKLKENFVTQYSIQNLINSVSVTHEELEAYYNENKEGFISPQKVQASHILVSDVSLAEEVKGKLAQGESFEALAKEYSSCPSKERGGDLGMFGEGQMVPEFEEAAFKMAVGEVSEPVETQFGFHIIKVTDKQESGLLSFEEVRSNLLRNMMAEKQGAIYQNHIADLKSKYNVEVL; encoded by the coding sequence ATGGAAAACAAAGAAAAAGTATTGGCAAAAGTTGCCACACATCAAATTACAGAATCTGATTTAGAGCATATGCTTAAAAACCTCAACCCTCAAATAGCTGCTAATTTCCAAGGTGAGCAAGGAAAGCAGGCTCTTCTTCAAGAATTAGTAAACCAAAAGCTATTCTATCTTGAAGCTTTAGAAAATTCTATCGAAAACGATGCTAAATTCCAAAGCGAGTTCGAAAAATTAAAAGAGAACTTCGTTACACAATACAGCATCCAAAACCTAATTAATTCAGTTTCTGTTACTCATGAAGAACTAGAAGCTTATTATAACGAAAATAAAGAAGGCTTTATTTCACCACAAAAGGTACAAGCTAGCCATATTCTAGTAAGCGACGTTAGCTTAGCAGAAGAAGTAAAAGGTAAGTTAGCTCAAGGTGAGTCATTTGAAGCTCTTGCAAAAGAATACTCAAGCTGTCCATCTAAAGAAAGAGGCGGAGATTTAGGTATGTTTGGTGAAGGTCAAATGGTCCCAGAATTTGAAGAGGCTGCTTTCAAAATGGCTGTAGGAGAAGTATCTGAGCCTGTAGAAACTCAATTTGGTTTTCATATAATAAAAGTAACTGACAAGCAAGAATCAGGACTACTTTCTTTTGAAGAAGTTCGTTCTAATCTGCTTCGTAATATGATGGCTGAAAAGCAAGGTGCAATCTACCAAAACCATATAGCTGATTTAAAATCAAAATATAACGTAGAAGTTCTATAG
- a CDS encoding cold-shock protein has translation MKNGVVKWFNAEKGFGFISVEGEKDVFVHFSAIQSEGYRSLEEGQEVQFEIVDGDKGPQAANVTRI, from the coding sequence GTGAAAAACGGAGTAGTTAAATGGTTTAATGCTGAAAAAGGTTTTGGATTCATATCAGTAGAAGGGGAAAAAGATGTTTTTGTACATTTTTCTGCAATCCAATCTGAGGGATACAGAAGCTTAGAAGAAGGTCAAGAAGTGCAGTTCGAAATCGTTGATGGAGACAAGGGACCTCAAGCAGCAAATGTTACTAGAATATAA
- a CDS encoding aminopeptidase, protein MQKNLEKYAKLLVRNGLNIQKDQLLVVNAPIEAAEFVRIVAKQAYDEGAKNVHVEYRDEELALVKYLNAPFEAFKEAMQWKADGFEQMASENAAFLSITGTDPDLFKNVDPERIAEANKANLKSTEKFRKYTLNSKVSWCVAAVPSPAWAKKIFPDETTDKAIEKLWDKIFIANRVYDEDPVGSWDNHIKNLTEKVDFLNNNQFKSLHYKSAKTDLVVELPKNHVWAGGGEYNESNVYFVANMPTEEVYTMPLKTGVNGYLTSTFPLNYSGNLINNFKLTFKDGRIIEVEAETGLETLKKLIDTDEGSHYLGEVALVPYDSPINNTGIVFYNTLFDENASCHFALGAAYPTSIEGGDKMTDEELEQKGANTSLTHVDFMVGSKDMNIVATKHDGTKVQIFKDGDWAF, encoded by the coding sequence ATGCAAAAAAACCTAGAAAAATATGCAAAACTTCTTGTTAGAAATGGACTCAATATTCAAAAAGACCAGTTACTCGTTGTAAATGCGCCTATTGAGGCAGCTGAATTTGTCAGAATAGTAGCTAAACAAGCCTATGATGAAGGAGCTAAAAATGTACATGTTGAATATAGAGATGAAGAGCTAGCACTTGTGAAGTACTTAAATGCACCATTTGAAGCATTTAAAGAGGCTATGCAGTGGAAGGCAGATGGATTCGAGCAAATGGCTTCAGAAAATGCTGCTTTTTTAAGCATTACGGGAACTGATCCTGATTTATTTAAGAATGTAGATCCAGAAAGAATAGCAGAAGCAAATAAAGCAAACTTAAAATCGACGGAAAAGTTTAGAAAATATACACTTAATTCAAAAGTTTCATGGTGCGTGGCGGCAGTGCCGAGCCCAGCATGGGCAAAAAAGATTTTCCCTGATGAGACAACTGATAAAGCCATAGAAAAACTATGGGATAAAATTTTTATTGCTAACAGAGTTTATGATGAAGATCCAGTTGGTTCATGGGACAATCACATAAAAAATTTAACTGAAAAAGTAGATTTCCTAAATAATAATCAATTTAAATCACTTCACTACAAATCTGCAAAGACAGATTTGGTAGTTGAACTTCCAAAGAATCATGTGTGGGCAGGTGGAGGAGAATACAACGAATCAAACGTTTATTTTGTTGCCAATATGCCAACTGAGGAAGTGTATACTATGCCCCTTAAAACTGGAGTAAACGGATATCTAACTAGTACTTTCCCACTTAATTATTCAGGGAACTTGATAAATAATTTTAAGCTTACATTTAAAGACGGAAGAATAATTGAAGTAGAAGCGGAAACAGGATTAGAGACTCTTAAAAAGCTAATTGACACCGATGAAGGCTCTCATTATCTTGGTGAGGTTGCACTAGTTCCTTATGATTCACCTATAAACAACACTGGGATTGTATTTTACAACACACTTTTTGATGAAAATGCTTCATGCCATTTTGCATTGGGAGCAGCCTATCCCACTAGCATAGAAGGTGGAGATAAGATGACAGACGAAGAGCTAGAGCAAAAAGGTGCCAACACCTCGCTTACTCATGTTGACTTTATGGTAGGTAGTAAGGATATGAATATAGTTGCTACTAAACATGACGGAACAAAGGTTCAGATATTTAAAGATGGTGACTGGGCATTTTAA
- a CDS encoding iron-sulfur cluster biosynthesis family protein — MSITVDKKASDELKSILSEKNINTDTLRIFLSGMGCSGPMFNLAQDEAKDSDLKVEFEGLNFIVDKTLVSQYDGFEVLYVEQGDMGGVYVQALNVGESSGCSSCSGCS, encoded by the coding sequence ATGAGCATAACAGTAGATAAAAAAGCTTCAGATGAGCTAAAATCAATTTTATCAGAAAAAAACATCAATACGGATACACTTCGTATATTTTTATCTGGAATGGGCTGTTCTGGACCTATGTTCAATCTTGCTCAAGATGAAGCAAAAGACTCAGATTTAAAGGTAGAATTTGAAGGTCTTAACTTCATCGTAGATAAAACTCTAGTATCTCAGTACGATGGGTTTGAAGTTCTTTATGTAGAGCAAGGCGATATGGGTGGAGTGTATGTGCAAGCTCTTAATGTAGGAGAATCAAGTGGTTGCAGCAGCTGTAGCGGTTGTAGCTAA